CGACAAGTTGGTCAAAGCAAATATTTTAAGGGAAGTAAGATACCAAACATGGGTAGCAAACCCGGTGCTGGTCAAAAAGCCTGATGGGTCCTGGCGTATGTGTGTTGACTTCACAGATATTAACAAAGCATGCCCTAAAGACAATTATCCGTTGCCAGAAAGAGATTGGAAGGTTGAATCGCTAGCCGGTTTCCGATACAAATGTTTTTTGGATGCGTACAAAGGGTACCATCAAATACAGATGGCAGCTGATGATGAGGATAAGACCGCTTTCCATACAAGCCAAGGCATATATTGTTACACAAAGATGCCGTTTGGATTAAAAAATGCCGGTGCAACATATCAACGGGTAATTGACAAGGCTTTCAAAGGGCAGATTGGGCGAAACTTGGAAGCATACGTTGATGACATAGTCATAAAAAGCAGGACAGAACAGGGCCTCTTGGAggatatattggaaacattcgcgTCATTAAGAAAGATCATTATGAAGCTCAACCCGTCGAAATGTAGCTTCGGAGAGGAAGAAGGAAAGTTTCTTGGTCACATAATAACTGAGCGCGGAATACGGGCAAATCCAAAGAAAATAGAGGCAATCGAGAACATGCCATCACCAAGAAACAAGAAAGAAGTTCAAAGTTTAACGGGTAAGTTGGCGGCATTAACCAGGTTTTTATCAAAATCCGCAGAGCGATCACTCCCATTTTTCGGGACACTAAAGAATTGCTTGAAGAAAACGGATTTCAAGTGGACGAAAGAAGAAGAGACAGCATTTCAAGAAATGAAGAAACTGCTGAAGGAGCTGCCTACAATGACTGCGCCAATTGCTGGAGAAACATTGATACTATACCTGGCAGCATCAAAGGAAGCAATAAGCTCAGTTTTGATAGCGGACAGGGGACAGGTACGcactataaaaattttaatattgcTATCTTTCAATCAATAGACAATTACATATATAGTTATGCTGTGCGAGCAGGTGCAAATGCCTGTGTATTTTGTGAGCAAAGCTTTAACAGGGAGCGAATTAAATTATCCGGCGATCGAAAAACTAGTTTATGCGCTCGTGCATACAGCTAGACGCTTGCGGAGATACTTCCAAGCACACCCAATAAGGGTTCTAACAGATCAGCCGATAAAGCAGGTATGACACACACTTTGTTGTTGTCAATTAATACAACGTTGCTTGATAAGCTCTAGCAAAATTTATATTCGCCAACActtgttgagcaggtgctataCAAACCAGAAAATTCTGGTCGCATGGCCAAGTGGGCTATTGAATTGGGGGAACATGAGATAAGCTTCTCACCAAGAAGTGCGGTAAAAGGACAAGTCCTCGCAGATTACCTGGCTGAAACAGCTGGAGATATCGAAGTCTCgcatgaatcaaaagaaataccacctccgCCCGAACAACTGTGGGAAATGCACACAGATGGGGCTTGTGGTCCAGAAGGCGCAGGGGCAGGAATAGTCCTAAAAAGTCCGGAAGGGGAAGAATATACTTTCGCACTCCGATTTAGCTTCCCCGTGACAAATAACGAAGCCGAATATGAGGCATTGTTATCTGGAATGAGGGTAGCAAAACATCTGGAGGTCAAAGAATTATCGGTGTATGTTGATTCGCAGTTGGTGGCAAACCAATTCAACGGAGTATTCGAAGCACACGACGAATCAATGCAAAAATACCTTAAATTAGTGCAAGAAATGGCAGTTGACTTCGATTTATTCCAGATAGCCCAGATTTCAAGGACGCTGAACAAAAAAGCGGACGCGTTAAGCAAACTAGCCGCATTGACATTTAGTCATTTCAAAAAAGAAATTTGGGTAGAAGAGGTTAAAATAAAATCTATTGAAGAAGACAATGTTTCAGCTGCGGTTGAAGAAGAAGAGTGGAGTTGGATGACACCAATAATAGAATTCCTAACTAACGGCACATTGCCAATAGATTCGAGTGAAGCGCGAAAGATTAAGATGAAGGCACCAATGTATTTGTTAGAAAAAGGAATACTATACAGAAAATCTTTCTTGGGGCCTCACTTGCGATGTCTCAACCCAACTCAAGCAGAGTCAATCATACGAGAAGTTCATGAGAGGATGTGCGCTTTGCATTCAGGACACAAAACAGTCGCTTCGAAAATCATGCGGCTCGGATACTACTGGCCATCAATGTATAGAGATGCCGCAGAAATAATCCGCAAATGTCAACCATGTCAACTTCATGCACCAGTGAGTAAGGCTCCGCGACATCCTATGATACCGGTTGCGtccccatggccattctgcaaatgggccatCGATATAGTTGGGCCATTTCCCGCAGGACCAGGGGGTGTAAAATTTCTGGGAGTGGCCATCGATTATTTCACCAAATGGGTAGAAGCCAAACCACTAAAGACCATTTCGGGCAAGCAAATTCGAAATTTCGTGTGGGAAAACATCGTCTGTAGGTTCGGAATCCCAAATGAAATAGTAAGCGACAATGGTACGCAGTTCGAGGGGAACCCATTTAGTGATTGGTGCCAAGAATTGAATATAAAGCAAACATTTACGTCAGTCGCACATCCTCAGGCGAATGGTCAGTGTGAAGTGACGAATCGTGATATTGTTTTGGGAATCAAAGCAAGGCTGGGTCTGTGCCGCAGGGGATGGATAGACGAGCTGCCTAATGTTTTATGGGCACATCGCATAACTCCTTAAGGCGCAACGAATGAAACACCCTTTAATTTGGTGTACGGGTCCGAGGCTGTAATACCCGCTGAAATAAATGTACCAACATTGCGCGTAACTTCCTTCGACGAAAGTAGCAATAGCGAAGAACTGATGAAAACCTAAACTTGGTTGAAGAACGCAGAGAAATGGCAGCaataaaagaagcaatcaacaagcAAAAAATCGCAAGCTACTATAACAAACGAGTTCAACCATTATCTTTCCAACTGGATGATTTGGTATGGCGCAAAAACGAAGCAAGCAGGGCAGAAGATACGGGTAAGCTTGGACCTAAATGGGAAGGACCATACAAGGTTATTGGCGTAAGCGATACAGGGGCGTATCGGCTAGCAAGTTTGGATGGAGGAATAATAAAGCGCACTTGGCATGCGCAGACACTGAAACGGTGCTACATGTAAAAAGCTGGCAGAGGGATTGATCACCCCAGATAACTGTTTTAAGTTTTTATTATGTAAACTTTTCTTTCCACTGTAATATGACAGCTAAGTGCTGatcaaaacatatatttgaattaaattgaattatgcaatttaagccaataacttgtgcatttttttcatttgttgattgcatgccccttaagctGCACAGGGACATACTCCGAGTTCCAAGTGgaatagtttagtttggttactaatactatttttaatggttacagtagtaaaacattggtttgtttcaaacgcttgtacaccgcgcaagacggagacttgcacagtctagactataaattacaagtttggttacttgtttAAAACACCCGGTCATTGGTTTGACCGGAAGACTCTTGAGcatagacattggtttgtctataaGTGCGGATAAATTACATTGGATTGTATATGCGCACAtacttataaaatttttataaagtcttgagtataaatttataagcattggtttgctttaaTTTGCGTACAACATTGGGTTGTTAGCATAAGAGTAAAAAGAGCATGATAAGAttgaagggtcgctcccgtcatgaaaTCATGACATTTATTCCACATATGAGTTATTGAATGCATTATGTTGTAACAAATCATTATAACCGCCATATTGATTTCGCACAAATACCACAAAAGCAACGTAACCATTAAAATTCATCGATATTATAATCAAAAGATATCCAATTACAAGTGCAAAATGTACGATCAACCGCTTAGTATGAAAGCGGGATATATACCAAAATTAAACCTAAGATAAGCTAAAAATAAAATAAGGGGGTGACAATTGGCGAGAACgtttgccctacactaaggagagtaTGCCACCCTCGCACGCAGCGATCAGACGCATACCCCGCTAtaaaacaaaaaagaaaaatatattatagggatgcgaaacctccaAGATTGCAAGGCCCATCCCTCACTAACAAAAAACATGCCACCAAGGGTGGTAGGAAGTAACCACCCATAGTGACATAACAAACTTAGTTAAGTTTGTCCGACACAATCTCCTGCGAGGAGACATTGGGATCATTGATTAAAGTTTCAAGACGAGGAATCTGAACGTGTTGAAGTTGCAGAAAAGCTTCATCACATCTCTCCTTGGCATCATCCACAAGGAGTGCAGCAATATTTGGGGGGATAACAGGGGGCACACATAGCTCTCGACAGATAACATTCCAGAACAAAGTTCTCTCATATGCACGTGCAGCAACCATCGCCGCACCAAAACGCTCCTCGACTGCTTTGCAATCGAGGGCGTGTTGAACAATGGTGGGAAGGCCTTGACGTAGAATGTCATGCTGCGCCTTGATAACGCCATGCTTTACTCCCCAGGACTCCTGGGCGGAGATCCAATCACTAAAGTTCTCATTTAAGAATACCACATGATTTTTCGCCTCCTTCAGCTTTGCGGAAAGGGATGTGATCTCCGACTCTAAAAATGCCTTTTCAGCAAAATGCTGGTCCTCCTCTTGATCATGCTTAAACATCATAACGTTGATCCGCTCTTCCGCATGCTTATGCGCGGTCACCGCAACTGCCAATTGCGCGGAAAGCTTCGCATTCTCTTGTCTCAGCATCACCTCTGTGGGTGATGGTGTAGTTGGACTTGCAAGAGCAGATGGCTTCAATTGGAGACGATGAAGGTCCTTCGCAAAATTGAATAGGGTCGATTGAGTATCAATGTATAGTTCTTCAGTAGGAGAGAGCAATGAAAGCTTCTGGATCAGAGATTGGGGGGCGCAAGCTTTGAGAAAAGAGAATTGTTCGGCAAACGCCAGTAAAGAGACCTTTAGAAGTTCGTCAAGATTCGGGATCAATGAGGAATGATCATTTGGATTAGGGCATGCACGCTTAGCAGGTGGAGTTGAACAGCTtggacctgcatatacataaaaaataaataataataataaaaaataaaacttaCGAATGCCATAAAGTTTCAATAAAGTTGAAAGGCCGACGGATGAGATTCATACCTTCATCAGCTGCTCTTTTGTGGCTTTGAGCCCGAGATGAACCTGGAAGGAGACACAGTGGCGGTACCGAATCCGACTGGCTGGCCGGCGAACTCGGATCGGTATTATGGTTGGGTGCATACGATTCTAGCTTCATCTGCAATTCGGATAATCAAACGACAAGTTAGAAATAATTTATTTCTTTGTTAAGGGCTGCtatatgaaatgtctcgttcttattaattaaaaacgttccataataattgatttcgtcgcgaggttttgacctcaaaatgagacgtttttcaaagactgcattcatttttaaaaaacaaaccataacctttatttcatcaataaaggcttaaaaattttacgtagattatcaattaatgataatctaaaatattccgtttacacacgaccattacataatggtttacaatacaaatatgttacatcgtaataagttttcttgaatgcagttttacacaatatcatacaagcatggactccaaatcttgtccttattttagtatgtgacagcggaagctcttaataatcacctgagaataaacatgctttaaacgtcaacaaaaatgttggtgagttataggtttaatttctatatttatcaaatcataataataatagaccacaagatttcatttttcataacaaccatctcaagcaggcatttcgcatcgtacttagagataaaaatcattcatatggtgaacacctggtaaccgacattaacatgatgtatatagaatatccccaatcattccggaacaacctcggacctgattaaaatcgaagtactaaaacatccggtactttggatggggctcgttgggcccgatagatctatctttaggattcgcgtcaattagggtgtacgttccctaattcttaggctaccaagctaaaagggggtatatccaaattcgatcattcaaccatagaaagtagtttcacaacTTGtggctattttgtaaagcatttataaaactgcatgtattcttatcccaaaatattagattttaaaagtgggactataactcactttcaccaaatattACTTCGTCGAGAaattgacttggccacgggttgattcacgaacctataacaatatatgcatatatcaaaatatgatcaaaacatattcacaatattttctttattacgtgttgatgatttttagttgtccagttagcggtccgaagTTAGAAgttccataatttgtcgtacatgaataacataatatatatcttgaatcaatccacgacccagtgtatacgtatctcagtattgatcacaactcaaagtatatatatatatattttggaatcaacctcaaccctgtatagccaactccaacattcacatatagagtgtctatggttgttccgaaatatatatatagatgggtcgatatgataggtcgaaacatcatatactgtctatgatatctcaagaatacataatatacaatataagttgattaagttatggttggaatagatttgttacatagtttcacgtagctaaattgtGTAGTTtttaccaatcttgttttactcgccatttcttcgtttcaaatccgttttgagtgattcaagcagccacggtttcgtattgaacttaactctttgaaactaaacagaaaaagtatgagtttatagtcggaaatacaaattacaagtcatttttgaaagaggtagtcatttccgtcgaaagaacgacatcttgatgactgttttgaaaaacatactttcactttgagtttaaccatgatttttggatatggtttcatgttcataagaaaaatcatttttccagaaatatagcttttaaatcaaagttcttcatagcttttaattatcccaaccaaaacagcccccagttgtagctacgacggcgtaaatccggttttatggtgtttatcgtgtttccgggttttaaatcattaagttagcatatcatatagatatagaacatgtgtatagtttattttaaaagtgtagttagaaggattaactttatttgcgaacaagtttagaattaactaaactatgttctagtgattacaagtttgtaTCGtaaaataagacagctttttatgtatgaatcgaatgatgttatgaacatcattactaccttaagatccttggataaacctattggaaatgagaaaaatggatctagcttcaaaggatccttggatggcttgcaaattcttgaagcagaatcatgacacgaaaacaagttcaagtaagattttcactcaaaataagattgttatagttatagaaattgaaccaaagttttaatatgattattaccttgaattagaaagataacctactgtaagaaacaaagatttcttgaggttggatgatcacttggaatgtatttagaaaacttggaagtaaacttgcaatcttggaagtattcttgattttatgaaactagaacttttggaatttatgaagaacacttagaacttgaagatagaacttgagagagattaattagatgaagaaaactgaagaatgaaagtgtttgtaggtgtttttggtcgttggtatatggaatagatataaaggatatgtaattttgtttacttgtaaaaagtcatgaatgatttaCCAAACTTTTgtagttttatgagatatttcatgctagttgccaaatgatggttcccacatgtgttaggtgactcacaagggctgctaagagctgataattggagtgtatataccaatagtacatacatctagaagctgtatattctacgagtacgtatacgggtgcatacgagtagaattgttgatgaaactgaatgataatgtaactgtaagcatttttgttaattggaagtactttgatatatgtatttaagtatttcaaaagtgttcaaatacatttaaaaacattatatgtatatacattttaaccgagtcgttaagtcatcgttactcATTACATGTTTTGATTTGTTTTGAAgtccttaagttaacgatctcatttaatcttgttaatccattgtttattatatcaaatgagatgttaaattattatactatcatgttaacatgatatatgaatatatcttaatatgatatatatacattaaaatatcgttacaacgataatcgttacgtatatgtctcgtttcgaaattcttaagttagtagtcttgtttttacttacgtAGTTCATtgataacacacttaatgatatatttacttatcattttatcatgttaaacatatatatttattcatttatgtatcatcatgtcatatacaacttatagcgttcgtgaatcatcggtcaaactgggtgatcAGACAATTACATAaattctgtttcaattaaccaagtcttaacaagtttgattgcttaacatgttggaaatatttaatcatgcaaaatatagttttcatttaatatatattcatagaagagttcggaaaagttcgggtcactacagtacctacccgttaaataaatttcgtcccaaaattttaagcgattgaaggtgttggctcatcttctggaaataagtgcgggtatttcttcttcatctgactttcacgttcccaggtgaactcgggtcctctacgagcattccatcgaaccttaacgattttaTATGtattttgcttgagtcttttaacctcactatccattatttcgacgggttcttcaatgaactgaagtttttcattgattttgatttcgtctaatggaatagtgatatcttctttagcaaaacatttcttcaaatttgagacgtgaaaagtgttatgtacagctgcgagttgttgaggtagttcaagtcggtaagctactggtccgacatgatcaataattttgaatggtccaatgtaccttggatttagtttcccccgtttaccaaatcgaacaacgcctttccaaggtgcaactttaagcatgaccatctctcctttttcaaattctatatcttttcttttaaggtccgcgtaactcttttgtcgactttgggcggttttcaatcgttgctaaatttgaatgattttctcggtagtttcttgaataatctctggacctgtaatgacccggaaattttcgaccaaattaaaccttaatctttatatgtttccgacacgataagcaaaatatgtaatattgagtctagaaaattttgaaacgatgttcatatattcatttgacctttgactagttccgacgattcacgaacgactatttgtaaatagatacgtatatatttattaaaaatacatTTGCTTTATTATTTGAAATTAAAAATAGAATTTAAATACAAATTACAAACACTATTAATGTTATTacctttattaaaataaatattgttagtaagatcaatattaatactattattatatataacgTTTGAATATgaaattttagatttgttaaaaattttTTTTGccttttaaagtttaaatattggtactccgtacatataaatcggaacaaaaagaataaataattagtgaacctttttggatcaggtttcaaacagttatcgagtgaaataattaaatatatttaaattaaaaatttaggattttagtAACACATTTACACGTTAAttatttagcaatggacacaatatatcACTCCGCGGAGTAGAATATTTAAGTGTCGGTAGGATTATTATCTAAGTCACATGTGTTAATCCTaattgatattataataatttattacTGTGTTTGTTTGATATATGATTATTGATTGAATGATTCGTGTACTGTGTATGATTGTCCTTTGCAAACACAAACTTATGTGAAACGTGGATTACAGCTGTACATAGGATTTACATATTGATTAGGTATTACTCTTCCTATC
This genomic stretch from Rutidosis leptorrhynchoides isolate AG116_Rl617_1_P2 chromosome 11, CSIRO_AGI_Rlap_v1, whole genome shotgun sequence harbors:
- the LOC139877284 gene encoding uncharacterized protein, coding for MGGGNKSARSQGRSKSPVSPGFQTPPATVTNTPSTPPAPAKGASKPPSTPSVGTGPATTEPVPSESSKGWWHTPDGSLMETGTGFKPFDDLSPKILSFGSPSETIPPGFKAKTTCVGTIPIITSVEPETSIERVTTEKSQDRIRQMGLRNPDGWYIMLTPPKFAAHASPQSVHTIANSQYSGTHNSAPQSNSLISQLQQVAAPHLAPAFNEPARVQEFMSNWFAVMQGQKAKQSLELAPTTEKFVPHIANHPFAVAPVLPLTLGSYDGLSDPDDFLQKFEGTARTHSWGDAVACHMLPIVLQGVAREWFNNLPARSITGFADLRSRFLLNFHNLRARKRTHVECHDIKQKSRESLGEIIDIYTREVAKIPDLPESQKISGFIHCIDTDRHLSLWQRLRRRVPETFAEAIKETHDYMRAQEDIKQNRRDTSSDMDIDDDYRMQGRSSESNKRYGSSGQPRGDRTKTPKEILATEAVCKNFEPPVPLSRHGNRDKSKFCDFHDDYGHETNECRHLIERVVAELKRGRLQHLKKNAKSQGDKQKGEKEYPWQKKNEARETDKTINMVTSGKINQRRKLEASEEWENTPIIFSAMAQEPLDAPITIKGRVKSCGYIIKRLHVDTGCGVDIMYEHCFRLLPGAVRAKLIAPNTALSGFSGESAWPIGIIELELELADDDNIELMRSTTVEFAVVRSYSKYNALLGRTTLQKLGAIPSTIHGLIKFPTPLGIATIRSEKQDANVAAVEHAEHQPSEAEQIKSSMIIANPRHPEQKIKIGGGLSDETKFKLRNILTANADVFAWKEADMTCVPREIAEHKLNTNPSLTPVRQKKSGMAPERSEWLKAEVDKLVKANILREVRYQTWVANPVLVKKPDGSWRMCVDFTDINKACPKDNYPLPERDWKVESLAGFRYKCFLDAYKGYHQIQMAADDEDKTAFHTSQGIYCYTKMPFGLKNAGATYQRVIDKAFKGQIGRNLEAYVDDIVIKSRTEQGLLEDILETFASLRKIIMKLNPSKCSFGEEEGKFLGHIITERGIRANPKKIEAIENMPSPRNKKEVQSLTGKLAALTRFLSKSAERSLPFFGTLKNCLKKTDFKWTKEEETAFQEMKKLLKELPTMTAPIAGETLILYLAASKEAISSVLIADRGQVQMPVYFVSKALTGSELNYPAIEKLVYALVHTARRLRRYFQAHPIRVLTDQPIKQVLYKPENSGRMAKWAIELGEHEISFSPRSAVKGQVLADYLAETAGDIEVSHESKEIPPPPEQLWEMHTDGACGPEGAGAGIVLKSPEGEEYTFALRFSFPVTNNEAEYEALLSGMRVAKHLEVKELSVYVDSQLVANQFNGVFEAHDESMQKYLKLVQEMAVDFDLFQIAQISRTLNKKADALSKLAALTFSHFKKEIWVEEVKIKSIEEDNVSAAVEEEEWSWMTPIIEFLTNGTLPIDSSEARKIKMKAPMYLLEKGILYRKSFLGPHLRCLNPTQAESIIREVHERMCALHSGHKTVASKIMRLGYYWPSMYRDAAEIIRKCQPCQLHAPVSKAPRHPMIPVASPWPFCKWAIDIVGPFPAGPGGVKFLGVAIDYFTKWVEAKPLKTISGKQIRNFVWENIVCRFGIPNEIVSDNGTQFEGNPFSDWCQELNIKQTFTSVAHPQANGQCEVTNRDIVLGIKARLGLCRRGWIDELPNVLWAHRITP